In the Topomyia yanbarensis strain Yona2022 chromosome 3, ASM3024719v1, whole genome shotgun sequence genome, one interval contains:
- the LOC131691438 gene encoding probable tRNA N6-adenosine threonylcarbamoyltransferase, producing the protein MVIAIGFEGSANKIGVGIVRDGEVLANVRETYITPPGEGFLPKETAQHHRSKIHDILKRALHAAGVAPSEIDVVCYTKGPGMAPPLLAVAIVARTVAQIWNKPILGVNHCIGHIEMGRLITKAHNPTVLYVSGGNTQVISYACKRYRIFGETIDIAIGNCLDRFARIIKLSNDPSPGYNIEQLAKKGTKYLPLPYSVKGMDVSFSGILSFLEQKARPNRKQKKRTSDIEQEKWSDEDLCFSLQETLFAMLVETTERAMAHCGSSEVLIVGGVGCNERLQEMMGIMCEERGAKLFATDERFCIDNGVMIAHAGWEMHRSGTKMSWEEATITQRYRTDEVEVTWRDD; encoded by the exons ATGGTGATTGCAATCGGTTTCGAGGGAAGTGCAAACAAAATCGGTGTCGGCATTGTACGAGATGGCGAGGTACTAGCAAACGTGCGTGAAACCTACATTACTCCGCCGGGCGAAG GTTTCCTTCCCAAGGAAACAGCTCAACATCACCGGTCGAAAATTCATGATATTTTGAAACGTGCCCTACATGCAGCTGGTGTTGCTCCTTCGGAAATAGATGTAGTATGTTACACGAAAGGTCCTGGCATGGCGCCTCCTCTGCTTGCGGTAGCTATTGTCGCTCGGACGGTAGCGCAGATTTGGAACAAACCCATACTCGGGGTGAATCATTGCATTGGGCATATAGAAATGGGACGGTTAATAACGAAAGCACATAATCCGACCGTTCTGTACGTTAGCGGTGGCAATACCCAAGTCATATCCTACGCATGTAAACGATATAGAATTTTCGGGGAAACTATAGATATTGCAATTGGAAACTGCTTAGATCGATTCGCACGGATTATCAAACTATCTAATGATCCTAGCCCGGGTTACAACATCGAGCAGCTGGCAAAAAAGGGAACGAAATATCTTCCTCTGCCATACTCGGTCAAAGGGATGGATGTTAGTTTCTCCGGAATATTGTCCTTCCTTGAGCAGAAAGCTCGACCTAACCGGAAACAGAAGAAGCGAACGTCAGACATTGAGCAAGAAAAGTGGTCCGATGAGGATCTTTGCTTCTCCCTGCAAGAGACTTTATTTGCAATGTTAGTTGAAACAACTGAAAGAGCCATGGCCCATTGCGGTTCCAGTGAGGTGTTGATTGTAGGAGGCGTAGGCTGCAATGAAAGACTACAGGAAATGATGGGTATCATGTGCGAGGAACGTGGAGCTAAACTGTTTGCGACGGACGAACGCTTCTGCATTGATAACGGAGTAATGATTGCACATGCTGGCTGGGAAATGCATCGTAGTGGAACCAAAATGAGCTGGGAGGAGGCAACAATAACGCAAAGGTACAGAACCGATGAGGTGGAGGTTACTTGGCGGGACGATTaa
- the LOC131688228 gene encoding uncharacterized protein LOC131688228: MPVDHSFLVNDGGNKNDNPDEDNQSKDDESFRGFSDTEQEATAEPKQLAALFRQREQVKQRIMSIQRNILHQGQPSLALLTVMQHKLSAAYQECNGFHSKLMALIPDATVYRQAEIYQDFEDLFDLVSTNVEELLLVAKDRAASAAGSKQQVIIQQQPLKAPIPTFDGSYSNWPKFKAIFLDLMANSSDTDAMKLYHLDKALVGQAAGILDTKALSGSYQQAWAILTERFENLRVIVESHLRSLLSLKKMTSESHKELRSLVNEVTRHVESLRYLKQELTGVSEHMTVFLVVNDLDKSTRKAWESTQRKGELPSYEQTIKFLTSRAEILENCEAAYQIQVPAANNPKPTALWPKPSQKSHAASANPTKTKPACDFCGGSHRNFQCSTFISLSTSQKREKVRIAGLCYNCLRKGHLTRSCSSTKSCRKCEARHHTLLHEDVAPVPERDVQPKASVVTKAPIPQPPSIEEPKATTTIDHQVSTSCSSYFATSAKTVLLLTAVVDAIDKHGQPYPCRVLLDSGSQVNFITEDMANRLGVKKQRANVPITGINELRSHARDKVMVKFRSRVSTFFCNLECLVTAKVTGKIPTTKNDISGWRLPEGIVLADPAFHTPDKVDMLIGGEWFFEILKPRHLSLSDKLPQLRETHLGWIVAGVLKESYFAEAPVQHSNLVSIEEVETMMQRFWQVEQLPDISKLSREEEACETHFLSTYKRDPTGRFVVQQPFKETVAKLDDCRDLALKRFLMLEKRLLRNPELQTQ; encoded by the coding sequence ATGCCGGTCGATCATTCATTTTTGGTTAACGACGGCGGGAATAAAAATGATAATCCCGATGAGGATAACCAATCCAAAGACGACGAATCCTTCAGGGGTTTTTCAGACACGGAACAAGAAGCAACTGCAGAACCGAAGCAACTGGCGGCTCTCTTTCGTCAGCGAGAGCAAGTTAAACAGAGAATCATGAGCATCCAGCGGAACATTTTGCATCAAGGGCAACCGTCTCTAGCGCTGCTGACAGTGATGCAACACAAATTGTCTGCAGCATATCAGGAGTGCAATGGATTTCACAGCAAGCTGATGGCGCTAATCCCGGATGCGACTGTGTACCGACAAGCAGAAATTTACCAGGATTTCGAAGACCTTTTTGACCTGGTCTCAACGAATGTGGAGGAGCTACTACTGGTTGCAAAGGACCGAGCAGCCTCAGCAGCGGGTTCAAAACAACAAGTCATCATCCAACAGCAGCCTCTAAAAGCGCCAATTCCTACGTTTGACGGCAGTTACTCCAACTGGCCGAAATTCAAGGCCATCTTTTTGGATCTGATGGCCAACTCGAGTGATACTGATGCCATGAAACTGTATCATCTTGACAAGGCTCTCGTCGGTCAAGCAGCCGGAATACTAGACACCAAGGCGCTTAGTGGTAGTTATCAACAAGCCTGGGCCATTCTCACCGAGCGATTTGAAAATTTGCGTGTGATTGTGGAATCACACCTCCGGAGTTTGCTGTCGCTCAAGAAGATGACGTCCGAATCTCACAAAGAGCTGCGATCACTGGTGAACGAGGTTACCCGCCATGTAGAGAGCCTACGCTACCTTAAGCAAGAGTTGACCGGTGTGTCGGAGCACATGACCGTGTTCTTGGTTGTGAATGACCTCGACAAGTCGACACGAAAGGCTTGGGAGTCCACACAACGAAAGGGAGAGCTTCCAAGTTACGAGCAAACCATCAAGTTCCTGACATCCAGAGCCGAAATTCTGGAGAACTGTGAAGCCGCGTACCAGATACAAGTTCCAGCAGCGAATAATCCAAAACCAACAGCCTTATGGCCGAAACCGTCTCAGAAAAGTCATGCAGCCTCAGCAAATCCAACGAAGACCAAACCAGCTTGTGACTTTTGCGGCGGTTCCCACCGCAACTTCCAGTGCTCGACCTTCATCTCTTTGTCCACATCCCAGAAGAGAGAGAAGGTGCGAATCGCTGGGCTTTGCTACAACTGCCTACGGAAAGGACACCTCACCAGAAGTTGTTCTTCCACCAAGTCGTGTCGCAAGTGTGAGGCTCGTCACCACACTTTGTTGCACGAAGATGTGGCGCCAGTTCCAGAGCGTGACGTCCAACCCAAAGCATCGGTGGTAACCAAAGCGCCTATACCGCAACCACCATCCATCGAAGAACCGAAAGCAACCACTACGATAGACCACCAAGTGTCTACATCTTGCTCCAGTTATTTCGCCACCAGCGCGAAAACCGTACTACTGCTCACCGCAGTGGTAGATGCCATTGACAAACACGGCCAACCTTATCCCTGTCGTGTCCTCCTTGATAGCGGCTCCCAAGTAAACTTTATTACGGAGGACATGGCCAACCGTTTGGGAGTCAAGAAGCAGCGAGCCAACGTTCCCATTACCGGAATCAACGAGTTGCGAAGCCACGCTCGTGACAAGGTGATGGTCAAATTCCGATCCAGAGTGTCTACATTCTTCTGTAATCTCGAGTGTCTGGTCACAGCCAAAGTGACAGGAAAAATCCCCACCACCAAGAATGACATCAGTGGATGGCGTCTTCCGGAAGGAATAGTTCTAGCCGATCCAGCGTTCCACACTCCCGACAAGGTGGATATGCTGATCGGTGGAGAGTGGTTCTTCGAGATCCTGAAGCCAAGACATCTAAGTTTGTCCGACAAGCTGCCACAGCTGCGAGAAACTCACCTAGGGTGGATCGTGGCCGGTGTCCTTAAAGAGTCGTACTTCGCCGAAGCTCCAGTGCAGCACTCCAACCTGGTCTCCATCGAAGAAGTCGAAACCATGATGCAGCGGTTCTGGCAAGTCGAGCAATTGCCGGATATCTCCAAGCTCTCCAGAGAAGAAGAAGCCTGCGAAACCCATTTCCTGTCTACATATAAACGAGACCCAACAGGGAGGTTTGTGGTACAACAACCATTCAAAGAAACCGTTGCCAAGCTGGACGATTGCCGAGATTTAGCACTGAAGCGATTCCTGATGCTAGAGAAGAGATTGTTACGTAACCCCGAGCTCCAGAcccagtag
- the LOC131688229 gene encoding uncharacterized protein LOC131688229 — protein sequence MKLQYKKQGNIELVGYTDASWASDLNDRKSTSGYIFMLQGGAIAWCCKRQPTVALSSCEAEYMALAATVQEASWWRGLLAQFGQEKPIEIRCDNQSAISIAKNGGYTPRTKHIDIRHHYIRDALEQNIINNIAGSCRIM from the exons ATGAAGTTGCAATATAAGAAACAAGGAAATATTGAGCTTGTAGGATACACCGATGCCAGCTGGGCTTCTGATTTGAACGATCGTAAGTCAACGAGCGGCTACATCTTCATGCTACAAGGAGGTGCGATTGCTTGGTGCTGTAAACGACAACCAACTGTAGCGCTGTCATCATGCGAAGCCGAGTATATGGCGCTGGCGGCCACTGTTCAGGAAGCTTCGTGGTGGCGCGGATTGTTAGCACAATTTGGACAGGAGAAACCGATCGAAATACGCTGCGATAACCAAAGTGCTATTAGTATCGCCAAGAATGGCGGTTACACACCACGTACGAAGCATATTGATATACGCCATCATTACATCCGGGACGCTCTCGAACAGAACATCATCAA caacatTGCCGGATCGTGCCGTATcatgtaa
- the LOC131688230 gene encoding uncharacterized protein LOC131688230, with translation MSTSAADTTETESVHMSSHLPGIERLAGRDNWPTWKFAVQTFLELEDLWSAVKPTENANGTRQAVDVAKDRRARAKIILLLDPINYVHVKEAATARDVWLKLEDTFEDKGLTRKVGLLHKLIRADLTSCSSMDEYVNQIVSTAHQLEGIGFPISEEWIGTLLLAGLPEEYRPMIMALENSGIAITGDAIKTKLLQELKFSTQDLALAVNRKQKFRWNRQLSDSPESGGSKHKNDLPKGPKCRKCQKYGHIARDCRSFKQANLSKESLCVVLSMIPSGKETDWFIDSGASVHMTSHREFLQHVKPSSGAVVAANGGNMKGYTIIFTIAGCQVINRNGDIIATAKRENDLFKLEQRQQDTKIGLACSSAVDLEVWHQRLGHLNLNSVRKLASGMAKGVTIVGADPGDCKVCPMGKHYRQPFSKRGSRASEVLEVVHTDICGPMEVNSNSGSRFYIVFVDDRSRKMWVYFLKTKAEPEVLRVFKEFHALVERQSGRKLKVIRSDNGREYVNNGFQSYLKRHANRKRNVEINIVQLDIGEDVVPNVRGPENRIEQIDDDSNDENFFDTDCVGEIDDSVTEFRGFDDTTGAVISDSVVLPPQTSSNPPQSPVLRRSGREHRRPGKYDDFEVSYRDLPPSNLLQETFSDVPNDDESQYDLSEGPDSQGQVNHKLSCAVSTVRSLLIDGDPLSHDEALAREDSANWKKAMFDEYEALLANNTWTLTELPSGRKSIKCKWVFKTKYDANGNVDRHKARLVVKGYSQRKGVDYDETYSPVVRHSSHLFALSARYNLPMDQMDATTAFLQGELEEEIFMEQPPCFEKPNQRGMVCRLNKALYGLKQSSRVWNAKLNAALKRFGLISSKFDPCLYYRIAKGKILFIAIYVDDVFIVYNDEALMNEIKLKLSDTFRMKDLGPISSCRTPNRFELHPIQV, from the exons ATGAGTACGAGTGCTGCGGATACAACTGAAACCGAATCAGTTCACATGAGTTCCCATCTTCCGGGAATCGAAAGGCTCGCCGGTCGCGACAACTGGCCCACGTGGAAGTTTGCAGTGCAAACGTTCCTGGAGTTAGAGGACCTTTGGAGTGCGGTGAAACCGACGGAAAATGCAAACGGAACCAGACAAGCAGTTGATGTCGCGAAAGACCGTCGTGCGCGagcaaaaattattttactcCTCGATCCGATCAACTATGTGCACGTCAAAGAAGCGGCAACGGCTAGAGATGTTTGGTTAAAACTCGAGGACACATTCGAAGACAAAGGGCTGACGCGAAAAGTCGGCCTCCTACATAAACTTATTAGGGCAGATCTGACATCCTGCTCATCCATGGATGAATACGTCAATCAGATTGTATCCACCGCACATCAACTAGAAGGAATCGGTTTCCCTATATCAGAGGAGTGGATCGGAACATTGTTGTTGGCCGGTCTTCCGGAAGAATATCGTCCGATGATAATGGCCCTCGAAAACTCGGGTATTGCCATCACCGGAGATGCCATAAAGACGAAACTGCTTCAGGAACTGAAATTTTCGACTCAAGATTTAGCACTGGCAGTGAACAGGAAGCAAAAGTTCCGCTGGAATAGACAACTAAGCGATTCACCAGAAAGCGGCGGGAGCAAGCACAAAAACGATCTTCCCAAAGGGCCGAAGtgtcggaaatgccaaaaatatGGGCACATTGCTCGCGATTGCAGAAGTTTCAAGCAGGCTAACTTGTCGAAAGAATCATTATGCGTTGTGCTTTCGATGATTCCATCTGGAAaggaaacggactggttcattGACTCAGGTGCAAGTGTGCACATGACCAGTCACCGCGAGTTTCTACAACATGTAAAGCCGTCATCCGGAGCAGTAGTAGCTGCTAACGGAGGAAACATG AAAGGATACACAATTATCTTTACAATCGCTGGATGCCAAGTAATTAACCGGAATGGTGATATCATTGCCACAGCTAAGCGTGAAAACGACCTCTTCAAACTTGAACAACGGCAACAAGATACCAAGATCGGATTGGCTTGTTCGTCTGCGGTCGACTTGGAAGTTTGGCATCAGCGACTAGGTCACTTGAATCTAAACAGTGTACGCAAACTGGCTAGTGGGATGGCGAAAGGTGTGACGATCGTAGGAGCTGATCCTGGTGATTGCAAGGTGTGCCCGATGGGTAAACACTATCGGCAACCGTTTAGCAAGAGAGGTTCGCGTGCGTCCGAGGTGCTCGAAGTAGTTCATACTGATATTTGCGGACCTATGGAAGTGAACTCCAACAGCGGAAGCAGATTCTACATTGTCTTCGTGGATGACCGATCGCGAAAAATGTGGGTGTATTTCTTAAAGACAAAAGCGGAACCAGAAGTTTTGAGAGTTTTCAAAGAGTTTCACGCACTGGTGGAACGTCAATCTGGTCGCAAACTGAAAGTAATACGAAGCGACAACGGGAGAGAATACGTGAACAACGGTTTCCAGAGTTACCTGAAACGGCATG CAAACCGCAAGAGAAACGTCGAAATAAATATAGTGCAATTGGACATCGGGGAAGATGTGGTGCCAAATGTAAGGGGTCCGGAGAATCGAATCGAACAGATAGATGATGACTCCAACGACGAGAATTTTTTCGACACGGACTGTGTTGGGGAAATCGACGACAGCGTAACTGAATTCCGCGGGTTTGACGATACAACTGGTGCAGTGATCAGTGATTCCGTTGTGCTCCCACCGCAAACATCTTCAAATCCACCGCAATCACCGGTGTTGAGGCGCAGTGGTCGGGAGCACAGGCGTCCAGGCAAGTACGATGATTTTGAAGTTTCATACAGAGATTTGCCGCCTTCGAATTTGTTACAGGAAACCTTCTCAGATGTGCCCAATGACGATGAGAGTCAGTATGATTTATCTGAAGGACCCGATTCCCAGGGTCAGGTCAACCACAAGTTGAGCTGTGCAGTATCGACAGtcaggagtctattaattgatGGCGATCCTCTTTCTCACGATGAAGCGCTAGCTCGGGAGGACTCAGCAAACTGGAAAAAGGCTATGTTTGACGAGTACGAGGCGCTTCTAGCAAACAACACTTGGACATTGACTGAATTGCCAAGCGGAAGGAAAAGTATTAAGTGTAAGTGGGTCTTTAAGACCAAGTACGACGCAAATGGCAATGTAGATCGGCACAAAGCGCGTCTAGTTGTGAAAGGCTATTCGCAGCGAAAGGGAGTTGACTACGACGAAACCTACTCTCCAGTAGTTCGTCACAGTTCTCACCTGTTTGCACTTTCCGCCAGGTATAATTTGCCGATGGACCAAATGGATGCCACTACTGCGTTCCTTCAAGGCGAATTAGAGGAGGAAATTTTTATGGAACAGCCACCCTGCTTCGAGAAACCAAATCAACGAGGAATGGTATGTCGTTTGAATAAAGCTCTTTATGGTCTGAAACAGTCCAGCCGCGTTTGGAATGCAAAGTTAAATGCAGCTTTGAAGCGTTTCGGTTTAATATCCTCGAAGTTCGATCCATGTCTCTACTATCGGATCGCAAAAggaaaaattttgtttattgctaTCTATGTTGACGACGTATTCATTGTCTATAATGACGAAGCGCTTATGAATGAGATCAAGCTGAAGTTGAGTGATACATTCCGCATGAAGGACTTGGGACCGATCAGCAGCTGCAGGACGCCAAACCGGTTTGAACTCCATCCAATCCAAGTATAA
- the LOC131688231 gene encoding uncharacterized protein LOC131688231 yields MYRQILMAPEHKHYQRIFWRERTSQPLRVLELDTVTYGTASAPYQATRCLAQLAAEEKDDYPIAAEIIKTEVYMDDTLSDSPDSGADSVSEAIEAQRQLKQLLARGGFPIHKWCSNSPEFLQHVPPDEREPQVPLKECGANKVIKVLGLLWDPEADALLLANQIKPVIRDVVTKRLIYAEVAKFYDPLGLYSPAIVLAKLQAQRLWSIKADWDDPVDEEFAQQWQELHSSLSHLNQIPIPRCVTNNNVMAYELHGFADASVVAYGACVYVRSIFADGTAKMALLTSKSKLAPLHDLSIPRKELSAALLLSHLVKRVTVELSMKFLEVVLWCDSTIVLAWIKKPLNELELFVRNRIALIQEETDGFRWEYINTENNPADIVSRGQLPEILSRNNLWWHGPEFLAYVIYQIQPPAAVPDTDLPEMKAVPAAPTVKNKPLPIFSRYSSFRKLQRVISYILRFVDNCRKKSVERETRRNLTVRELRKSKEAIIKVIQIVHLGDEIQRVIHKLPCKRIGNLRPIFQGGLLRVGGRLDRSQLPFESRHPIILPDKDPLVRMMIREMHVELLHIGQSGLMNAMRQRYWLLNARSTIWQITRRCVRCFRCNPTDTTQLMGNLPSARVVPSPPFAVTGVDFAGPFWVKQGSRRPTLVKAYIAVYVCMATKAVHLEAVSDLSTDAFLASLRRFISRRGCIQELHSDNATNFKGANHEMHKLYNQFRDQQAVQRIEQFCHTREIEWHFIPPDAPEFGGLWEAAVKSAKTHLKRIVGNVKLNFEEFSTVLTEIEAVLNSRPLLAVSNDSADPLVITPAHYLIGRPLTALAEPSLENLKVNRLDRWQHLQLMREHFWRAWSRDYLNTLQPRKKNLRTMPNICIGMIVLLHIRIQPPLHWKLGKITAVYPGEDGLVRSVDVFVDGSTYRRPINKISVLPIEDNQPKSVSSVE; encoded by the coding sequence ATGTATCGGCAGATTCTGATGGCACCTGAACATAAACACTATCAACGAATCTTCTGGCGTGAACGAACGTCTCAACCGTTGCGTGTACTGGAACTGGACACCGTTACTTATGGCACAGCATCGGCACCATACCAAGCAACGCGGTGCCTGGCACAATTGGCTGCGGAAGAGAAGGATGATTACCCGATTGCAGCCGAAATAATAAAAACCGAGGTCTACATGGATGATACGCTATCAGATAGCCCAGATTCTGGTGCCGATTCGGTGTCGGAAGCTATCGAAGCACAACGGCAACTGAAACAGCTGTTGGCACGCGGTGGCTTTCCCATCCACAAATGGTGTTCCAATTCTCCAGAGTTCCTCCAACACGTGCCACCCGACGAACGTGAGCCCCAAGTGCCGTTGAAAGAATGCGGAGCGAATAAAGTCATCAAGGTCTTAGGTCTGCTCTGGGATCCAGAGGCAGATGCACTACTCCTCGCTAACCAGATCAAGCCAGTGATAAGAGACGTTGTGACCAAGCGGTTGATCTACGCCGAAGTCGCCAAATTTTACGATCCTCTCGGACTGTACTCACCAGCTATTGTCCTCGCCAAACTACAAGCGCAACGCCTGTGGAGCATTAAGGCAGACTGGGATGACCCGGTCGACGAAGAATTTGCACAACAGTGGCAAGAACTCCATAGCTCATTGTCACACCTCAACCAAATCCCAATTCCTAGATGTGTGACAAACAACAACGTGATGGCCTATGAGCTACACGGATTCGCTGATGCTTCGGTCGTGGCGTACGGAgcctgtgtgtatgtgcggagcATATTTGCCGACGGAACGGCAAAGATGGCTCTTCTGACCAGTAAGTCTAAGTTGGCCCCCCTGCACGATTTGTCAATCCCACGGAAAGAGTTGTCTGCTGCCCTCCTGCTGTCCCATTTAGTGAAGAGAGTAACCGTTGAGTTGAGCATGAAATTTCTAGAAGTCGTTCTGTGGTGCGACAGTACAATTGTTCTAGCCTGGATCAAAAAACCGCTGAATGAACTTGAGTTGTTCGTCCGTAATCGCATTGCTTTAATCCAAGAAGAAACCGATGGTTTCAGATGGGAGTACATCAACACCGAAAACAATCCCGCCGACATCGTTTCCCGTGGCCAGCTTCCCGAGATCCTCAGTAGAAACAACCTCTGGTGGCACGGTCCTGAATTCCTCGCCTACGTAATCTATCAGATTCAACCGCCTGCAGCCGTTCCAGATACAGATTTGCCAGAAATGAAAGCAGTCCCAGCCGCACCCACCGTGAAAAACAAACCACTTCCGATTTTTTCCCGATACAGTAGCTTTCGCAAACTTCAACGAGTCATCAGTTACATCCTGCGGTTCGTCGACAACTGCCGTAAGAAATCTGTCGAACGTGAAACTCGTCGAAATTTGACCGTCCGTGAACTGCGCAAATCGAAAGAAGCTATAATCAAAGTGATCCAGATCGTCCACCTGGGGGATGAAATTCAGCGAGTTATACACAAACTACCCTGCAAAAGGATTGGCAACCTCCGACCTATCTTCCAAGGCGGACTGCTTCGAGTAGGTGGTCGCTTAGACCGCTCACAACTCCCTTTCGAAAGCCGACATCCTATCATACTGCCGGACAAGGACCCTCTGGTGCGTATGATGATCCGTGAAATGCACGTTGAGCTACTTCACATCGGTCAAAGTGGGTTGATGAACGCCATGCGGCAACGATACTGGCTGCTAAATGCTCGATCCACTATCTGGCAAATCACGCGGCGTTGCGTGAGATGCTTTCGATGCAATCCAACCGACACGACTCAATTGATGGGCAACCTGCCCTCCGCGAGAGTTGTTCCGTCACCGCCCTTCGCAGTCACCGGTGTTGACTTCGCCGGTCCATTCTGGGTCAAACAAGGATCGCGACGACCTACTCTCGTAAAGGCATATATAGCCGTATATGTCTGTATGGCTACTAAGGCCGTTCATTTGGAAGCAGTGTCCGACCTCAGCACCGACGCTTTTCTGGCATCCTTGAGAAGGTTCATCAGTCGCAGAGGATGCATTCAAGAGTTACATTCCGACAACGCCACGAATTTTAAGGGAGCAAACCACGAGATGCACAAGCTCTACAATCAGTTTCGTGATCAGCAAGCGGTCCAACGCATCGAGCAGTTTTGTCACACACGAGAAATCGAGTGGCACTTTATCCCGCCTGACGCCCCCGAGTTTGGCGGACTTTGGGAAGCGGCGGTCAAGTCCGCCAAAACACACCTCAAACGTATCGTAGGGAACGTCAAGCTGAATTTCGAGGAGTTTTCAACTGTCCTCACCGAAATTGAGGCTGTGCTGAATTCGCGGCCCCTGTTGGCCGTGTCTAACGATTCTGCTGACCCGTTGGTGATTACACCGGCGCACTACTTGATTGGCCGTCCTCTCACCGCCTTGGCCGAACCATCATTGGAAAACCTGAAGGTTAATCGTTTGGATCGATGGCAGCATCTGCAGCTCATGCGTGAGCACTTTTGGCGTGCCTGGAGCCGAGATTACCTCAACACGCTACAGCCTCGGAAAAAGAACTTACGAACCATGCCAAATATCTGCATCGGCATGATTGTTCTGCTTCATATTCGCATCCAGCCACCACTCCATTGGAAGTTGGGGAAAATAACAGCTGTTTATCCAGGCGAAGACGGGCTAGTGAGATCGGTCGATGTGTTCGTCGATGGTTCAACTTATCGCCGCCCTATCAACAAAATCTCCGTTCTTCCCATTGAAGATAATCAACCGAAATCTGTATCATCTGTTGAGTGA